From Ruminococcus sp. HUN007, a single genomic window includes:
- the argF gene encoding ornithine carbamoyltransferase — MKHLLTMMQLSKEEIIDLLNLADQLKYELKHEIPHPHLKGKTLGMIFQKASTRTRVSFETGMYQLGGYPLFLSSNDLQIGRGEPVQDTARVLSRYLDGIMIRTFEQKEVEDLAKYGSVPIINGLTDYCHPCQVLADLMTVREFKGSFDGLKMCYIGDGNNMANSLITGFLKVGMSVSIACPNDYQPAETVLEYARSTGRFTMTDKPIEAAKGADVLLTDVWASMGQEGEAEKRKKAFAGYQINDEIMAAANEKAMVLHCLPAHREEEITEKVFEAHADEIFEEAENRLHAQKAVMVKLMAD, encoded by the coding sequence ATGAAACATTTACTCACCATGATGCAGTTAAGCAAGGAAGAAATAATCGACCTTCTTAACCTCGCAGATCAGCTCAAATACGAACTCAAGCACGAAATTCCGCATCCGCACCTCAAGGGAAAGACTCTGGGTATGATATTCCAGAAGGCTTCAACACGTACACGCGTTTCATTTGAAACAGGTATGTACCAGCTCGGCGGTTATCCGCTTTTCCTTTCATCAAACGACCTTCAGATAGGCCGCGGCGAACCTGTACAGGATACAGCACGAGTACTCTCACGTTATCTTGACGGTATCATGATCAGAACTTTCGAACAGAAGGAAGTTGAAGATCTTGCAAAGTACGGTTCCGTCCCGATAATCAATGGTCTTACAGATTACTGTCACCCATGCCAGGTGCTCGCAGACCTTATGACAGTACGTGAATTCAAGGGCAGTTTTGACGGCCTAAAAATGTGCTACATCGGTGACGGCAACAACATGGCCAACTCACTTATCACAGGTTTCCTTAAGGTAGGTATGAGCGTTTCGATCGCATGCCCGAACGATTATCAGCCGGCTGAGACAGTTCTTGAATATGCACGTTCAACAGGACGTTTCACAATGACTGACAAGCCTATTGAAGCAGCAAAGGGTGCTGACGTACTTCTCACAGACGTATGGGCATCAATGGGTCAGGAAGGCGAAGCTGAAAAGAGAAAGAAAGCATTTGCCGGATACCAGATCAATGACGAGATCATGGCTGCAGCAAACGAAAAAGCTATGGTTCTCCACTGTCTCCCTGCACACCGTGAAGAAGAGATCACTGAGAAGGTATTCGAAGCTCATGCAGATGAGATCTTCGAAGAAGCAGAAAACCGTCTCCACGCACAGAAGGCAGTTATGGTCAAACTCATGGCTGACTAA
- a CDS encoding aspartate aminotransferase family protein, which translates to MTTIEKFNDNVMHTYGRYDLVMGSGSGREATDENNKKYIDFGSGIGTNSLGYCDEEWADAVCKQVRSIQHTSNYYYTAVQAEFAEKLCKVTGYDKVFFGNSGAEANECAIKIARKYSFDKYGKGRHTIITLVNSFHGRTMATLSATGQDVFHNYFFPFLEGFVHTPANDIEALKKCADDTVCAIMIEMVQGEGGVVKLDEDFVKAVRAICDEKDILMIADEVQTGAGRTGKFLASEHFGVKPDITTMAKGIAGGIPVGACLASEKCSSVLTPGTHGSTFGGNPLACAGGNVVVSRVSSPEFLAEVQKKSEYIFDKVSKMKGVASVTGLGLMIGIELTEKKAADVVKAALDKGLLLLTAKTKVRLLPPLNITFEEIDAGLKILEEILAE; encoded by the coding sequence ATGACTACAATAGAAAAATTCAACGACAACGTCATGCATACATACGGCCGTTACGATCTAGTAATGGGATCAGGCAGCGGACGTGAAGCAACCGATGAAAACAATAAAAAATATATCGACTTCGGCAGCGGTATCGGAACGAACTCTCTTGGCTACTGCGATGAAGAATGGGCTGACGCTGTATGCAAACAGGTACGCAGCATTCAGCACACATCAAACTACTACTACACGGCGGTTCAGGCTGAATTTGCTGAAAAGCTTTGCAAAGTTACCGGATATGACAAGGTGTTCTTCGGAAACAGCGGCGCCGAAGCAAATGAATGTGCCATCAAGATAGCACGTAAATACAGCTTCGACAAGTACGGCAAAGGCCGCCATACAATAATCACTCTTGTGAATTCATTCCACGGCCGTACAATGGCTACTCTTTCAGCTACAGGACAGGATGTTTTCCATAACTACTTCTTCCCGTTCCTCGAAGGATTCGTTCACACACCTGCAAATGACATTGAAGCACTTAAGAAATGCGCCGATGATACAGTATGTGCCATCATGATCGAAATGGTACAGGGCGAAGGCGGCGTTGTAAAGCTTGATGAAGACTTCGTAAAGGCAGTACGTGCCATCTGTGATGAAAAGGATATCCTCATGATAGCCGATGAAGTTCAGACAGGTGCAGGACGTACAGGAAAGTTCCTTGCTTCCGAACATTTCGGAGTAAAGCCTGACATAACAACTATGGCAAAGGGCATTGCCGGCGGAATCCCGGTAGGTGCGTGTCTCGCTTCTGAAAAATGTTCATCCGTACTTACTCCGGGGACACATGGCTCCACATTCGGCGGCAATCCGCTGGCATGTGCAGGCGGAAACGTAGTTGTTTCACGTGTATCTTCTCCTGAATTCCTCGCTGAAGTACAGAAGAAGAGTGAATACATTTTTGATAAGGTGTCAAAAATGAAAGGCGTTGCATCAGTTACAGGCCTTGGTCTTATGATCGGCATCGAGCTTACGGAAAAGAAAGCGGCGGATGTTGTGAAGGCCGCTCTTGACAAGGGCCTTCTTCTCCTTACAGCCAAGACAAAGGTTCGTCTTCTCCCTCCTCTCAATATCACATTTGAGGAGATAGATGCAGGACTTAAAATACTTGAAGAAATACTCGCAGAATAA
- the argB gene encoding acetylglutamate kinase, translating into METIENSVRSQILIDALPYIQKYNNKIVVVKYGGNAMTNDDLKQAVMSDIVLLSLVGVKVVLVHGGGPEISDMLKRLNIESRFIGGLRYTDRETVDVVKMVLAGKVNKELVALLTANKGSAVGLCGIDGQMLVAEKVKSEEDLGFVGDITKVNTKVITDALDNGYIPVIATVASTPDGQTMNVNADTAASRIASELGAENLILMTDIAGLLKDKDDPSTLIPSVNVSDVPYLKRQGIISGGMIPKIECCVEAVRRGVNKTVIIDGRVPHSILIELLTNEGIGTQFT; encoded by the coding sequence TTGGAAACTATAGAAAACAGCGTTCGTTCACAGATACTTATAGATGCTCTTCCGTACATTCAGAAGTACAACAACAAGATCGTTGTCGTTAAGTACGGCGGAAATGCAATGACAAACGATGACCTCAAGCAGGCCGTTATGAGTGACATAGTTCTTCTTTCGCTCGTAGGTGTAAAGGTAGTTCTCGTTCACGGCGGCGGCCCTGAAATAAGCGACATGCTGAAGAGACTTAATATTGAGAGCCGTTTCATCGGCGGTCTCAGATATACCGACAGGGAAACCGTTGATGTTGTAAAAATGGTCCTTGCCGGCAAGGTAAACAAGGAACTTGTTGCTCTTCTAACAGCGAACAAGGGTTCGGCTGTCGGACTCTGCGGTATTGACGGTCAGATGCTTGTTGCCGAAAAGGTGAAGTCTGAAGAAGACCTCGGATTTGTAGGCGATATTACAAAGGTCAACACTAAGGTCATCACAGATGCTCTTGACAACGGATATATTCCGGTCATTGCAACAGTTGCAAGTACACCGGACGGTCAGACAATGAATGTGAATGCGGATACAGCGGCTTCAAGGATCGCTTCAGAACTCGGAGCTGAAAACCTTATTCTCATGACAGATATTGCCGGACTTCTTAAGGACAAGGACGATCCTTCAACTCTTATTCCGTCAGTAAATGTAAGTGATGTTCCTTACCTGAAGAGACAGGGCATCATCTCAGGCGGTATGATCCCTAAGATCGAATGCTGTGTTGAAGCAGTAAGAAGAGGTGTGAACAAGACCGTTATTATCGACGGCAGAGTTCCTCACTCGATACTTATTGAACTTCTTACAAACGAAGGTATCGGTACACAGTTTACCTGA
- the argJ gene encoding bifunctional ornithine acetyltransferase/N-acetylglutamate synthase, which produces MPDNIKILEGGVTAPKGFQAASAAAGIKYKGRTDMALIYSDEPCVTAGVYTTNVVKAAPVLWDKAVTDSDKKVRAVVVNSGIANACTGKQGLDICRITEQAVTDITGDSSESVLVGSTGVIGMKIDPEKITAGVKDLMSKKAYGKESGTEASKAIMTTDTVNKEIAVSFEIGGKTVTVGAMSKGSGMIHPNMCTMLGYVTTDAAIEKKLLQEALSDVVKDTFNMITVDGDTSTNDTLLVLANGLAGNPEINSKDENYKLFRDALYCVCEYLAKRMAGDGEGATALFEAKIINAKSKEDAKIMARSVVGSNLSKAAIYGHDANFGRFLCAMGYSGAQFDQNDVQLWFESAAGKMLVFDKGDPVPFEEDEATKILSEKAVTILINMNEGTESATAWGCDLTYDYVKINADYRS; this is translated from the coding sequence ATGCCAGATAATATAAAAATACTCGAAGGCGGAGTTACTGCTCCGAAGGGGTTTCAGGCAGCATCGGCAGCTGCAGGGATCAAATACAAGGGCCGTACAGATATGGCTCTCATATACAGTGATGAACCGTGCGTAACAGCCGGTGTCTATACAACAAACGTAGTCAAGGCTGCTCCTGTACTCTGGGACAAGGCTGTAACTGACTCGGACAAAAAGGTAAGAGCGGTCGTAGTAAATTCCGGTATTGCAAATGCGTGTACCGGCAAACAGGGACTTGATATCTGCCGTATTACGGAACAGGCAGTTACAGACATCACCGGTGATTCCTCAGAGAGCGTTCTCGTTGGCTCTACAGGTGTTATCGGTATGAAGATCGATCCTGAAAAGATCACAGCCGGTGTAAAGGATCTCATGTCAAAGAAGGCTTACGGTAAGGAATCCGGAACAGAAGCTTCAAAAGCTATCATGACAACAGATACCGTCAACAAGGAAATCGCTGTTTCTTTTGAGATCGGCGGAAAAACAGTAACAGTCGGTGCGATGAGCAAGGGCTCCGGTATGATCCACCCTAACATGTGTACAATGCTCGGATACGTTACAACAGACGCTGCTATCGAAAAGAAGCTCCTTCAGGAAGCTCTGTCGGATGTTGTAAAAGATACATTCAACATGATCACAGTTGACGGCGACACATCAACAAACGATACTCTTCTCGTCCTTGCAAACGGTCTTGCCGGAAATCCGGAAATAAATTCAAAGGACGAAAACTATAAACTTTTCCGTGATGCACTTTACTGTGTCTGCGAATATCTCGCAAAGAGAATGGCGGGCGACGGCGAAGGCGCTACAGCGCTCTTCGAAGCAAAGATAATCAACGCAAAGAGTAAGGAAGATGCGAAGATAATGGCCCGTTCCGTTGTCGGATCAAATCTTTCCAAGGCTGCTATATACGGACACGATGCAAACTTCGGGCGTTTTCTCTGCGCAATGGGATATTCCGGTGCACAGTTTGACCAGAATGACGTTCAGCTCTGGTTTGAAAGTGCCGCAGGAAAAATGCTTGTGTTCGACAAGGGTGATCCTGTTCCGTTTGAAGAAGATGAAGCTACAAAGATCCTTTCAGAAAAGGCTGTAACGATCCTCATCAATATGAATGAGGGTACAGAAAGCGCGACTGCCTGGGGCTGCGATCTTACATACGACTACGTAAAGATCAACGCAGATTACAGAAGCTGA
- the argC gene encoding N-acetyl-gamma-glutamyl-phosphate reductase gives MPVKVYIDGQEGTTGLRIIERFSGRNDIELLKIDEDKRKDPEERKRLINSSDFTFLCLPDAASIEAASFVENDHVRILDASTAHRTNDSWVYGFPELSASQREKIKTTKSLAVPGCYASGFISLVAPLVSAGIMQKDFPVFAYATSGYSGAGKKAIAVYEGADKPYEFNSPRQYALTQSHKHLPEMQKISGLSVKPMFNPIVCDYYSGMVVSVPVQTRLLEKKCGINDIYEALAKHYEGQKMVSVMSMGGTAELPDGFLASNTLSNHDRMQIFVFGNDDQVLLCSRLDNLGKGASGAAVQCLNIMMGIDEATGLNL, from the coding sequence ATGCCAGTTAAAGTATATATCGACGGTCAGGAAGGTACTACCGGACTTCGTATAATAGAAAGATTCAGCGGAAGAAACGATATTGAACTTCTTAAGATAGATGAAGACAAGAGAAAGGATCCTGAAGAAAGAAAGAGACTTATAAACAGTTCTGACTTTACTTTTCTTTGTCTCCCTGATGCAGCTTCCATCGAAGCCGCTTCATTTGTTGAGAATGATCACGTAAGGATCCTTGATGCTTCAACAGCTCACAGAACAAATGACAGCTGGGTCTACGGTTTTCCGGAACTTTCAGCTTCACAGCGTGAAAAAATAAAGACTACAAAAAGCCTTGCAGTTCCGGGCTGCTATGCAAGCGGATTTATTTCACTTGTAGCTCCTCTTGTAAGTGCAGGCATCATGCAGAAGGATTTTCCGGTATTTGCATATGCTACTTCAGGGTACAGCGGAGCCGGCAAAAAGGCTATCGCTGTTTACGAAGGTGCGGACAAGCCGTATGAATTTAACAGCCCGAGACAGTACGCTCTTACACAGAGCCACAAGCATCTTCCGGAAATGCAGAAGATCTCAGGACTTTCAGTGAAGCCGATGTTCAATCCTATTGTATGCGATTACTACAGCGGTATGGTAGTTTCAGTTCCTGTACAGACAAGACTTCTCGAAAAGAAGTGCGGAATAAATGACATTTATGAAGCTCTTGCAAAGCACTATGAAGGACAGAAAATGGTTTCAGTAATGTCCATGGGCGGTACTGCAGAACTTCCTGACGGATTCCTTGCTTCCAATACGCTCAGCAATCATGACAGAATGCAGATATTTGTATTCGGAAACGATGATCAGGTTCTCCTCTGCTCACGTCTTGACAATCTCGGCAAGGGCGCTTCAGGTGCGGCTGTTCAGTGTCTCAACATCATGATGGGCATTGATGAGGCAACTGGTCTTAACTTATAA
- the argH gene encoding argininosuccinate lyase, translating to MAKMWAGRFSKEVDETVNAFNSSISFDGRMYRHDIQGSIAHATMLGKCGIIPEEDSVKIIKGLREILDDIESGKLELDMTAEDIHMFIEAELTKRYGDTGKRLHTSRSRNDQVAVDIRLYLRDEIEEIRKLTAELVKELCGIAEKNTDTIMPGYTHLQRAQPITLAHHMMAYGQMLLRDLSRLADTAERMNVNPLGSCALAGTTYPIDRFMTSELLGFREPMVNSLDGVSDRDFCVELACALSLLMTHLSRFSEEIIMWCSWEFKFIELDDAYATGSSIMPQKKNPDITELIRGKTGRVTGDLVTLLSMLKGLPLAYNKDMQEDKEAIFDAIDNVKLCLKTFIPMIGTMKINKENMRNAAAKGFINATDCADYLVKKGMPFRDAYKITGQLVALCIEKNETLETLPLEEYRNFTDLFDKDVYTAISLETCVNQRNSYGGPSPEAVKVQIEKTRTSLAEAMS from the coding sequence ATGGCAAAAATGTGGGCCGGAAGATTTTCAAAGGAAGTTGACGAAACAGTAAACGCTTTCAATTCATCTATTTCCTTTGACGGAAGAATGTACAGACATGATATACAGGGAAGCATAGCTCATGCAACTATGCTCGGAAAATGCGGGATCATTCCTGAGGAAGACAGCGTAAAGATCATAAAAGGACTTCGCGAGATCCTCGATGACATCGAATCAGGCAAGCTTGAACTTGATATGACAGCTGAAGACATTCACATGTTCATTGAAGCTGAACTTACAAAGAGATACGGCGACACCGGCAAAAGACTTCATACATCACGTTCAAGAAACGACCAGGTCGCTGTTGACATAAGACTCTACCTCAGAGATGAGATCGAAGAAATAAGAAAGCTCACAGCAGAACTTGTAAAGGAACTCTGCGGAATAGCTGAAAAGAATACAGACACTATCATGCCGGGATACACTCATCTTCAGAGAGCACAGCCGATAACTCTTGCTCATCACATGATGGCGTACGGCCAGATGCTCTTAAGAGATCTTTCAAGACTCGCTGACACAGCTGAGAGAATGAACGTAAATCCTCTCGGAAGCTGCGCTCTTGCAGGCACTACATATCCTATAGACCGTTTCATGACTTCAGAACTCCTTGGCTTCAGAGAGCCGATGGTAAACAGCCTTGACGGTGTATCTGACCGTGACTTCTGCGTTGAACTTGCATGTGCTCTTTCTCTTCTTATGACTCATCTTTCAAGATTTTCAGAAGAGATCATTATGTGGTGTTCATGGGAATTCAAGTTCATCGAGCTCGATGATGCCTATGCTACAGGATCATCCATCATGCCGCAGAAGAAGAATCCGGATATTACAGAACTTATCAGAGGCAAGACAGGTCGTGTAACAGGCGACCTCGTTACACTTCTTTCAATGCTAAAGGGACTTCCGCTTGCGTACAACAAGGATATGCAGGAAGACAAGGAAGCAATTTTCGATGCCATTGACAACGTAAAGCTCTGCCTTAAGACCTTTATTCCTATGATCGGTACAATGAAGATAAACAAAGAAAATATGCGTAATGCAGCTGCAAAGGGATTTATCAATGCTACTGACTGTGCAGATTATCTTGTCAAGAAAGGCATGCCGTTCCGTGATGCATACAAGATAACAGGACAGCTCGTTGCTCTCTGTATCGAAAAGAACGAAACACTCGAAACACTTCCACTTGAGGAATACAGAAACTTTACCGATCTGTTTGATAAGGATGTTTACACTGCCATCAGCCTTGAGACATGCGTAAACCAGAGAAATTCATACGGCGGACCTTCACCTGAAGCCGTAAAGGTACAGATAGAAAAGACAAGGACTTCACTTGCAGAGGCAATGTCATGA
- a CDS encoding pentapeptide repeat-containing protein, whose amino-acid sequence MDEIKTYQHKVGEKLRLSEDSIPDAEFVTVNLERAEFNSVNLSTVTFSKANMECAVFKEVDLNSCAFQDAYLDNSTILSSSFAKAVIENVNMEAAKFTGLNMSRAMFKGVNFKETKFTEVSLDDSQLFYSDMQNASFEKIILTGSRFTECSLKDVEITECETDGLKIDGIDIGALLKAVKEKKIDVDKLING is encoded by the coding sequence ATGGACGAGATCAAAACGTATCAGCATAAAGTCGGGGAAAAGCTCAGACTTTCTGAAGACAGCATACCGGACGCAGAATTTGTCACAGTCAATCTCGAAAGAGCAGAGTTCAACAGTGTTAATCTTTCTACGGTAACTTTTTCAAAGGCTAATATGGAATGTGCCGTATTCAAGGAAGTCGATCTTAACAGCTGTGCGTTCCAGGATGCTTATCTCGACAACAGTACGATCCTTTCATCCAGCTTTGCCAAGGCGGTTATCGAGAACGTAAACATGGAAGCTGCCAAGTTTACAGGACTTAATATGTCCAGAGCGATGTTCAAAGGCGTAAACTTCAAGGAAACCAAATTTACTGAGGTATCGCTTGATGACTCGCAGCTCTTCTATTCAGATATGCAGAATGCGTCATTTGAAAAAATTATCCTCACAGGATCCAGATTTACAGAATGCAGTCTCAAGGATGTTGAAATAACAGAATGTGAAACTGACGGCCTTAAAATAGACGGCATCGATATCGGTGCTTTGCTGAAGGCTGTGAAGGAAAAGAAAATCGATGTAGATAAACTTATCAACGGTTGA
- a CDS encoding argininosuccinate synthase, whose product MATKDIKKVVLAYSGGLDTSIIIPWLKENYNNCEVIAVSADVGQGTELDGLEEKAIKTGASKLYIEHITEEFLTDYVFPTVQAGAVYENRYLLGTSFARPIIAKRIAEIAVKEGADAICHGCTGKGNDQVRFELAIKAFAPDMKIIAPWREWTIKSRDEEIDYAEAHNIPLKINRETNYSKDKNIWHLSHEGLDLESPANEPQYNKPGFLELGVSPEQAPDKPTYITLTFEKGIPVALDGKKMGATELVTALNKVGGENGIGIADLVENRLVGMKSRGVYETPGGTILYHAHEVLETITLDKETARIKQHLAVKFADVVYNGQWFTPLREALSAFVTETQKTVTGEVKLKLYKGNIINAGVTSPYTLYDEEVATFDEDEVYNQKDAEGFINLFGLPTLVKAKLDAKRNK is encoded by the coding sequence ATGGCAACAAAAGATATCAAAAAAGTCGTTCTTGCATATTCAGGCGGACTTGATACTTCTATCATCATTCCGTGGCTCAAGGAAAACTACAACAACTGCGAAGTAATCGCTGTTTCAGCTGACGTCGGACAGGGAACAGAACTTGACGGTCTTGAGGAAAAGGCTATCAAGACAGGTGCTTCAAAGCTTTATATAGAACACATCACAGAAGAATTCCTTACTGATTACGTATTCCCAACAGTTCAGGCAGGCGCTGTTTATGAAAACAGATACCTCCTCGGTACTTCATTTGCAAGACCTATCATTGCAAAGAGAATTGCTGAAATAGCTGTCAAGGAAGGTGCAGATGCTATCTGCCACGGATGTACAGGTAAGGGTAATGACCAGGTTCGTTTTGAACTTGCTATCAAGGCATTTGCTCCTGACATGAAGATCATTGCTCCTTGGAGAGAATGGACAATCAAGTCAAGAGACGAAGAAATTGACTACGCTGAAGCTCACAACATTCCGCTCAAGATCAATCGTGAAACAAACTACTCAAAGGACAAGAACATCTGGCACCTTTCACACGAAGGTCTCGATCTTGAAAGCCCTGCAAATGAACCACAGTACAACAAGCCAGGTTTCCTTGAACTCGGCGTTTCACCTGAACAGGCTCCTGACAAGCCGACATACATCACTCTTACTTTTGAAAAGGGTATTCCTGTCGCTCTCGACGGCAAGAAGATGGGTGCTACAGAACTCGTTACAGCTCTTAACAAGGTAGGCGGCGAAAACGGTATCGGTATTGCAGACCTCGTTGAAAACAGACTCGTTGGTATGAAGTCAAGAGGCGTTTATGAAACACCAGGCGGTACTATCCTTTACCACGCTCACGAAGTTCTTGAAACTATCACACTCGACAAGGAAACAGCAAGAATCAAGCAGCACCTCGCTGTTAAGTTCGCTGATGTTGTTTACAACGGCCAGTGGTTCACACCTTTAAGAGAAGCTCTTTCAGCTTTCGTAACAGAAACACAGAAGACAGTTACAGGTGAAGTTAAGCTCAAGCTCTACAAGGGCAACATAATCAATGCCGGTGTAACATCACCATATACACTCTATGATGAAGAAGTAGCTACATTCGACGAAGACGAAGTTTACAACCAGAAGGATGCTGAAGGATTCATTAATCTCTTCGGACTCCCTACACTTGTAAAGGCTAAGCTCGACGCTAAGAGAAACAAGTAA